Proteins encoded in a region of the Saccharothrix ecbatanensis genome:
- a CDS encoding superoxide dismutase family protein produces the protein MRTVIVVAGLCAVVGAAVGCGGEPAEPGRTGASEPKVTSRQIGVLAPVDSADTAFTYDQAAAPPGAQLELEVMEGAGATTVRLTVELLQPDRGYAVHAHTEPCGVTGTDAGPHYQHEIDPAATPDRPSVDPAYANPQNEIWLDLTTDGQGNGSAETTVPFVFDDRVPSSIVLHEQPKTATEQGRAGSAGGRVACFTAPFR, from the coding sequence ATGCGCACCGTCATCGTCGTCGCGGGCCTGTGCGCCGTGGTGGGCGCTGCCGTGGGTTGCGGAGGTGAACCGGCGGAGCCTGGGCGGACCGGGGCGTCCGAGCCGAAGGTGACCAGCAGGCAGATCGGTGTGCTCGCTCCGGTCGACTCGGCCGACACGGCGTTCACGTACGACCAGGCCGCCGCCCCTCCCGGAGCCCAGCTGGAACTGGAAGTGATGGAAGGCGCGGGCGCGACGACCGTGCGACTGACGGTCGAACTGCTCCAGCCCGATCGCGGCTACGCGGTGCACGCGCACACCGAGCCGTGCGGCGTGACAGGCACTGACGCGGGCCCGCACTACCAGCACGAGATCGACCCCGCCGCGACACCGGACCGGCCGTCCGTCGACCCCGCCTACGCCAACCCGCAGAACGAGATCTGGCTCGACCTCACCACCGACGGCCAGGGGAACGGCTCGGCGGAGACCACGGTCCCGTTCGTCTTCGACGACCGCGTGCCGTCCTCGATCGTGTTGCACGAACAACCCAAGACGGCGACCGAACAGGGCCGGGCGGGCAGCGCGGGCGGCCGGGTGGCCTGCTTCACCGCCCCCTTCCGCTGA
- a CDS encoding endo-1,4-beta-xylanase: MRRVLAGVLATSVLAGLVTIAAQASPRTAAADEPVVVVSSTFDDGTTQGWTARASEVVAPSTAVAHSGTHSLAVTGRTAGWQGPSLSILDKTQKGVRYEFSVWVRLAAGQTGTSAKVSVERRTAGTPSYDQVVSSTAVTADGWANLKGSYTLAADVDFLTAYVEAASETASLHIDDFSMSYTPLPPIQTHIPSVKDVLADHFTVGAAVENAQILNNHGQLLAKHFNSITPGNQLKWDATEPTEGTFRFADADALVNWAKANGSAVRGHTLVWHQQTPAWVFKDAAGNDMTATPENKALVLARLDAHIRAVVGHYGADIPVWDVVNEVIDENQADGLRRSKWFELTGLDYLRTAFRVAREVAPNAQLVINDYNTNVPSKRDKLYDLVVKLRAEGVPIDAVGHQMHINVQWPSVTETEAMLTKFAPLGIDQQITEMDISIYTDNSQSYPTPPREVLLTQAYRYRDMFELYKRHSDKISSVTLWGLADDGTWLDSFPVTRKDHPLLFDTRLQAKDAYWGVVDPSRIGETTTTTTPTTTSGSTTSTTTTTTTSSSTTTTSKTATLTTTTSLPPAPCTVVYTVVSEWQGGFQGEVRVTNGTANAISPWSLTWSYSAGQQITQLWGGVHTQDGANVTVRNASWNGTIAPAGTVTFGFLGTWADRNVKPIAYTLNGVSCRAMIR, translated from the coding sequence ATGAGGAGAGTTCTCGCCGGTGTGCTCGCGACCTCGGTCCTGGCCGGACTGGTCACGATCGCAGCGCAAGCGAGCCCCCGGACCGCAGCAGCCGACGAGCCGGTAGTCGTCGTCTCCAGCACGTTCGACGACGGCACGACACAAGGCTGGACGGCCCGCGCGAGCGAGGTGGTCGCGCCCAGCACCGCCGTCGCCCACAGCGGCACGCACAGCCTCGCGGTCACCGGTCGCACCGCCGGCTGGCAGGGCCCTTCCTTGAGCATCCTGGACAAGACGCAGAAGGGCGTCCGCTACGAGTTCTCGGTGTGGGTGCGGCTGGCCGCGGGCCAAACGGGCACGAGCGCCAAGGTGTCCGTCGAACGCCGCACCGCCGGCACCCCGTCGTACGACCAGGTGGTCAGCAGCACCGCGGTGACCGCCGACGGCTGGGCGAACCTCAAGGGCTCGTACACGCTCGCCGCCGACGTCGACTTCCTCACCGCCTACGTCGAGGCGGCCAGTGAGACCGCCTCGCTGCACATCGACGACTTCTCGATGTCCTACACGCCGCTGCCGCCGATCCAGACCCACATCCCGTCGGTGAAGGACGTGCTGGCCGACCACTTCACCGTGGGCGCGGCGGTCGAGAACGCGCAGATCCTCAACAACCACGGGCAGCTGCTGGCCAAGCACTTCAACTCCATCACCCCCGGCAACCAGCTCAAGTGGGACGCCACCGAGCCCACCGAGGGCACGTTCCGGTTCGCCGACGCGGACGCGCTCGTCAACTGGGCGAAGGCGAACGGCTCGGCTGTGCGCGGCCACACGCTGGTCTGGCACCAGCAGACCCCGGCCTGGGTGTTCAAGGACGCCGCCGGCAACGACATGACCGCGACGCCGGAGAACAAGGCCCTCGTGCTCGCCCGCCTGGACGCCCACATCCGTGCGGTCGTCGGCCACTACGGCGCCGACATCCCCGTGTGGGACGTGGTGAACGAGGTCATCGACGAGAACCAGGCCGATGGGCTGCGCCGCAGCAAGTGGTTCGAGTTGACCGGGCTGGACTACCTCCGCACCGCGTTCCGGGTCGCCCGCGAGGTCGCGCCGAACGCCCAGCTGGTGATCAACGACTACAACACCAACGTGCCGTCGAAGCGCGACAAGCTCTACGACCTGGTCGTGAAGCTGCGTGCCGAGGGCGTGCCGATCGACGCGGTGGGTCACCAGATGCACATCAACGTGCAGTGGCCGTCCGTCACCGAGACCGAGGCGATGCTGACCAAGTTCGCGCCGCTGGGCATCGACCAGCAGATCACCGAGATGGACATCTCGATCTACACCGACAACAGCCAGTCCTACCCGACGCCGCCGCGCGAGGTGCTGCTCACCCAGGCCTACCGCTACCGCGACATGTTCGAGCTGTACAAGCGTCACTCGGACAAGATCAGCTCGGTGACGCTGTGGGGCCTGGCGGACGACGGCACCTGGCTGGACAGCTTCCCGGTGACCCGCAAGGACCACCCGCTGCTGTTCGACACGCGTTTGCAGGCCAAGGACGCGTACTGGGGCGTCGTGGACCCGAGCCGCATCGGCGAGACCACCACCACGACCACACCGACCACCACCTCTGGTTCGACCACGAGCACGACCACGACGACCACCACGTCCAGCTCGACCACGACCACCAGCAAGACCGCCACGCTGACGACCACGACGAGCCTGCCGCCGGCACCGTGCACTGTGGTCTACACGGTCGTCAGCGAGTGGCAGGGCGGGTTCCAGGGCGAGGTGCGCGTCACCAACGGGACCGCGAACGCCATCAGCCCGTGGTCGCTCACCTGGTCGTACTCCGCCGGTCAGCAGATCACCCAGCTGTGGGGTGGCGTGCACACCCAGGACGGCGCCAACGTGACCGTGCGCAACGCGTCCTGGAACGGCACCATCGCGCCGGCCGGCACGGTGACGTTCGGGTTCCTCGGCACCTGGGCCGACCGCAACGTCAAGCCGATCGCGTACACCCTGAACGGGGTGAGCTGCCGGGCCATGATCAGGTGA
- a CDS encoding alpha/beta fold hydrolase: MDILLVAGLWLDGSAWDDVVPALEALGHNPVAITLPGQGDGATSATLDEQVAAVLAAVDSASGKPVVVGHSAAATLAWLAADARPEKVAKVVLIGGFPAGDGKPFADFFETTDGAMPFPGWEPFEGPDSVDLDDEARDRFAARAIPVPEGVTNGVVRLTDERRFDVPVVVVCPEFSPEQAREWIGDGDLARAARLDFVDIDSGHWPMFTKPVELARILAAEA, translated from the coding sequence ATGGACATCCTGCTCGTCGCCGGCCTGTGGCTCGACGGATCCGCCTGGGACGATGTCGTGCCCGCGCTCGAAGCGCTCGGCCACAACCCGGTGGCGATCACCCTGCCGGGCCAAGGTGACGGAGCCACGTCAGCGACGCTGGACGAGCAGGTGGCAGCAGTGCTCGCGGCCGTCGACTCCGCGTCCGGAAAGCCCGTGGTGGTAGGACATTCCGCCGCCGCGACCCTGGCGTGGCTGGCCGCCGACGCGCGACCGGAGAAGGTGGCCAAGGTCGTCCTCATCGGTGGCTTCCCGGCCGGCGACGGGAAGCCGTTCGCGGACTTCTTCGAGACGACGGACGGCGCCATGCCGTTCCCGGGCTGGGAACCGTTCGAAGGTCCGGACTCCGTCGACCTGGACGACGAGGCCAGGGACCGGTTCGCGGCCCGCGCGATCCCCGTGCCGGAAGGAGTGACCAACGGCGTGGTTCGCCTCACGGACGAGCGCCGTTTCGACGTACCCGTCGTGGTCGTGTGCCCGGAGTTCAGCCCCGAGCAGGCGCGGGAGTGGATCGGTGACGGCGACCTCGCCAGGGCCGCGCGGCTGGACTTCGTCGACATCGACTCGGGCCACTGGCCGATGTTCACCAAGCCGGTCGAACTCGCCCGGATCCTCGCCGCCGAAGCGTGA
- a CDS encoding zinc ribbon domain-containing protein, with amino-acid sequence MRRAFRFRFYPSAAQEVELLRTFGCVRLVYNRALEARTAAWFGEQRRVNYEQTSALLTEWKKTDGLGSLNEVSSVPLQQSLRHLQTAFTAFWEKRSHWYGRDLVVVDRWLPSSKTCSACGHLMDTLPLRVREWTCPGCGASHDRDVNAARNILAAGRAATACGAGVRPTRH; translated from the coding sequence GTGAGGCGGGCGTTCCGGTTCCGCTTTTATCCGTCTGCGGCGCAGGAAGTGGAGTTGTTGCGTACGTTCGGGTGTGTGCGTCTGGTGTACAACCGGGCGTTGGAGGCCCGCACTGCGGCGTGGTTCGGCGAGCAGCGCAGAGTGAACTACGAGCAGACCTCGGCGCTGTTGACGGAGTGGAAGAAGACCGACGGCCTGGGGTCTCTCAACGAGGTGTCGTCGGTGCCGTTGCAGCAGTCGCTGCGGCACCTCCAGACCGCGTTCACCGCGTTCTGGGAGAAGCGATCCCACTGGTACGGCCGCGACCTGGTCGTGGTCGACCGCTGGCTGCCCAGCTCGAAGACCTGCTCGGCCTGCGGGCACCTGATGGACACGCTGCCGCTGCGGGTGCGCGAGTGGACCTGCCCCGGCTGCGGGGCTTCGCACGACCGCGACGTCAACGCCGCGCGCAACATCCTGGCCGCCGGGCGGGCGGCCACAGCCTGCGGAGCCGGAGTAAGACCGACCCGACACTAG
- a CDS encoding RDD family protein: protein MVVPHVGRPPTRLEIVRSEAVQTVGKQDARRVETFKDGTLYVRASGWQQMGTWVVDFLVYLLGVIIGIVAVSVPYSNGAIDDNQLVLFLIALLFLVPPLYGMFYGNGRGLGAVLAGTRLVRAADGSRIGLKGPWAMTTRTVLLPLLMVVLFAGALSGGGFSSPGGSPVRTGINDRATRLLHAAGFRRVDDVRLPY from the coding sequence ATGGTCGTTCCTCACGTCGGCCGGCCGCCGACCCGGCTGGAGATCGTCAGGAGCGAGGCGGTGCAGACCGTCGGGAAGCAGGACGCGAGGCGCGTCGAAACGTTCAAGGACGGCACCCTGTACGTCCGGGCGAGCGGGTGGCAGCAGATGGGGACGTGGGTGGTCGACTTCCTGGTCTACCTGCTCGGCGTGATCATCGGCATCGTCGCCGTCTCCGTCCCGTACAGCAACGGGGCCATCGACGACAACCAGCTCGTCCTGTTCCTGATCGCGCTGTTGTTCCTGGTGCCACCGCTGTACGGCATGTTCTACGGCAATGGGCGTGGGCTCGGCGCGGTGCTCGCCGGCACTCGGCTCGTGCGCGCCGCCGACGGCAGTCGGATCGGTCTCAAGGGCCCGTGGGCGATGACGACCAGAACTGTCCTGCTGCCGTTGCTGATGGTCGTCCTGTTCGCCGGCGCCCTCTCCGGAGGCGGCTTCTCGTCACCGGGTGGATCACCGGTCCGGACCGGAATCAACGACCGTGCCACCCGCCTGCTGCACGCCGCCGGCTTCCGCCGAGTAGACGACGTTCGCCTCCCCTACTGA
- a CDS encoding helix-turn-helix domain-containing protein, translated as MPLSTTPTVVKRYIGFELQRLREAAGKSQPEAGKEIDTSKAKISHFESGRNLPSLLEAEALLNFYGAPDLIDLFKDLIVQAREAKSSFDLDPSLDLAPGFSMYVGLEQGASRIFTYDAVVVKGILQCRRYAEATIRGYLGGEDLSDDQVHELVDLRMRRQNVLHRTEPRLDVVAVINQGVLYHQVGGPVVAAEQLAHLLSTAERDNVTIRVLPYDIGAHPALHGPFTRLEFPIPRDPGVVYLEDLVGGRYRDDTEDIDRYADVGDRLLELALPERESLSLIDTIRRELAP; from the coding sequence GTGCCGCTATCGACCACTCCGACCGTGGTGAAGCGCTACATCGGATTCGAATTGCAGCGCCTTCGTGAAGCGGCCGGGAAGAGCCAGCCCGAGGCGGGCAAGGAGATCGACACGAGCAAGGCCAAGATCAGCCACTTCGAGTCCGGCCGGAACCTGCCCAGCCTGCTGGAAGCCGAGGCGCTGCTGAACTTCTACGGCGCACCGGACCTGATCGACCTGTTCAAGGACCTGATCGTGCAGGCACGTGAGGCGAAGTCGTCCTTCGATCTGGACCCGTCGCTGGACCTCGCGCCGGGTTTCTCGATGTACGTCGGTCTTGAGCAGGGTGCAAGCCGGATCTTCACGTACGACGCCGTAGTCGTGAAGGGCATCCTCCAGTGCCGTCGGTATGCTGAGGCGACGATTCGCGGCTACCTCGGCGGCGAGGATCTGTCGGACGACCAAGTGCACGAGTTGGTCGATCTCCGGATGCGGCGACAGAACGTCCTCCACCGCACCGAGCCACGTCTGGATGTGGTGGCGGTCATCAACCAGGGAGTGCTGTACCACCAGGTCGGTGGCCCGGTGGTCGCCGCTGAACAGCTCGCCCACCTGCTGAGCACCGCCGAACGGGACAACGTGACGATCCGCGTGCTGCCGTACGACATCGGTGCACATCCTGCTTTGCACGGACCGTTCACGCGGCTGGAGTTCCCGATCCCGCGCGATCCGGGTGTGGTCTATCTCGAAGACCTGGTCGGCGGGCGGTACAGGGACGACACTGAGGACATCGACAGGTACGCCGACGTCGGTGACCGGCTGCTCGAACTGGCACTGCCCGAACGCGAATCCCTGTCGTTGATCGACACCATCCGGAGGGAGCTAGCACCATGA
- a CDS encoding DUF397 domain-containing protein produces the protein MSDTWTWRKSSRSVGNGDCVEIARPSTSEVGLRDSKNPDGRHLRVSQTAFGAFLTTIKSTSA, from the coding sequence ATGAGCGACACTTGGACCTGGCGAAAGTCCAGCCGGTCCGTCGGTAACGGGGACTGCGTCGAGATCGCCCGCCCCAGCACTTCCGAGGTGGGCCTGCGCGACTCGAAAAACCCGGACGGCAGGCACCTACGGGTGTCCCAGACCGCGTTCGGCGCGTTCCTGACCACGATCAAGAGCACCAGCGCCTGA
- a CDS encoding acyl-CoA dehydrogenase family protein — translation MSSDVLTAIQALSPQLTDAADQADAERRLADDTVAAMRETGALRIATPTRYGGGEATVRTHLDVAAELSAIDGGAGWVASLWNGGGWIVAQYPEQAQDDVWGADPDALISGTLKPSGPVHRVSGGYRLSGGWSYASGIWHATWGLAAVVLDDGPAILLVPREDYRIVDEWHMAGMKSTGSNRFVVEDAFVPDHRVLRLGPLVGGSNVTPATPTTYRAAFVATLVVMLAAPLLGLGRAGLAHVINAADRKAIAYTDFTRQRDSVAFQLQVAEAATALDTAELHAYRAADTLDQHAAATTYPSDRIRARCRADASVASRNVTRALETLVYAHGSSGFADASPLQRIWRNANVSARHGMLIPQVNLEFYGAALVGAENTVSPFV, via the coding sequence ATGAGTTCCGACGTCCTCACCGCCATCCAAGCCCTCTCGCCACAGCTCACCGACGCCGCCGACCAGGCCGACGCCGAACGCCGACTGGCCGACGACACCGTGGCGGCGATGCGGGAGACGGGCGCGTTGCGCATCGCCACCCCCACGCGGTACGGCGGCGGTGAGGCGACGGTCCGCACGCACCTCGACGTGGCGGCCGAACTGTCCGCGATCGACGGCGGCGCGGGGTGGGTGGCGTCGCTGTGGAACGGCGGCGGCTGGATCGTCGCCCAGTACCCCGAGCAGGCGCAGGACGACGTGTGGGGCGCCGATCCCGACGCCCTGATCAGCGGCACCCTGAAGCCCAGCGGCCCGGTCCACCGCGTGTCCGGCGGCTACCGGCTCAGCGGCGGCTGGAGCTACGCCTCCGGCATCTGGCACGCGACGTGGGGCTTGGCGGCCGTCGTCCTCGATGACGGTCCGGCGATCCTCCTGGTGCCGCGCGAGGACTACCGGATCGTCGACGAGTGGCACATGGCCGGGATGAAGTCGACCGGCAGCAACCGTTTCGTGGTGGAGGACGCGTTCGTGCCGGACCACCGCGTGCTCCGGCTCGGTCCGCTTGTGGGCGGCTCGAACGTCACGCCCGCCACCCCGACCACGTACCGCGCCGCGTTCGTGGCGACGCTCGTGGTGATGCTCGCCGCCCCGCTGCTCGGGCTGGGTCGCGCCGGTCTGGCCCACGTGATCAACGCCGCCGACCGCAAGGCCATCGCGTACACCGACTTCACCCGACAACGCGACTCGGTCGCGTTCCAGCTCCAGGTCGCCGAGGCCGCCACCGCCCTGGACACCGCCGAACTGCACGCGTACCGGGCCGCCGACACCCTCGACCAGCACGCCGCCGCGACCACGTACCCGTCCGACCGAATCCGCGCCCGCTGCCGCGCCGACGCATCCGTGGCCTCCCGCAACGTGACCCGTGCCCTGGAAACCCTCGTCTACGCGCACGGTTCGAGCGGCTTCGCCGACGCGAGCCCTCTACAGCGGATCTGGCGTAACGCCAACGTGTCCGCCCGCCACGGAATGCTCATCCCCCAGGTCAACCTGGAGTTCTACGGCGCGGCGCTGGTGGGTGCGGAGAACACCGTGAGCCCGTTCGTCTGA
- a CDS encoding NAD(P)-dependent alcohol dehydrogenase codes for MRAALFDRYGPPEVLYEGAVPDPVVTPGHVLVRVHAASVNGGEVMARSGKLKLLLGRKFPKRVGIDFAGEVVSGPGFEPGAHVWGGLPGFPFGSAAEYVAVHPRQLALSPVGLDLVHAAALPGVGTTAITALRDKAKLRRGERLLVRGASGGVGSVAVQVGKAYGAHVTALAGERNLDFVRELGADEAIDYRTAPTDLGRFDVVLDTFGSTPRAYRRLLAPGGRMVGIAFRSAADVGYLLASTVFGSRRVRFFSGRPEVDLFADLTALVESGAVRPVVDAVYPLAEVAEAHRALEAGGVRGKNVIRVV; via the coding sequence ATGCGCGCAGCGCTGTTCGACCGGTACGGGCCGCCGGAGGTCCTGTACGAGGGCGCCGTGCCCGACCCGGTGGTCACGCCGGGCCACGTGCTGGTCCGGGTCCACGCGGCCAGCGTCAACGGCGGCGAGGTGATGGCCCGGTCCGGGAAGCTCAAGCTCCTGCTCGGCCGGAAGTTCCCGAAGCGCGTCGGCATCGACTTCGCGGGCGAGGTCGTGTCCGGTCCGGGATTCGAGCCCGGCGCGCACGTGTGGGGAGGACTGCCGGGTTTCCCGTTCGGCAGTGCCGCCGAGTACGTCGCCGTGCACCCGCGCCAACTCGCGCTCAGCCCTGTCGGACTCGACCTGGTCCACGCCGCCGCGCTGCCGGGCGTCGGCACCACCGCCATCACCGCGTTGCGCGACAAGGCGAAGCTGCGCAGGGGTGAACGCCTGCTCGTGCGCGGGGCGAGCGGCGGAGTCGGCAGCGTGGCCGTGCAGGTGGGCAAGGCGTACGGCGCACACGTCACCGCCCTGGCCGGTGAGCGCAACCTGGACTTCGTGCGCGAGCTGGGCGCCGACGAGGCGATCGACTACCGGACCGCCCCCACCGACCTCGGCCGTTTCGACGTCGTCCTGGACACCTTCGGCAGCACGCCCCGCGCCTACCGCCGCCTGCTCGCCCCCGGTGGACGCATGGTCGGCATCGCCTTCCGCTCGGCCGCCGACGTCGGTTACCTCCTCGCGTCGACGGTGTTCGGCTCGCGCCGCGTCCGGTTCTTCAGCGGCAGGCCCGAGGTCGACCTGTTCGCCGACCTCACCGCACTGGTCGAGAGCGGTGCGGTCCGGCCGGTGGTCGACGCGGTCTACCCGCTCGCGGAGGTCGCCGAAGCCCACCGCGCGCTGGAAGCCGGTGGCGTGCGCGGGAAGAACGTGATCCGCGTGGTGTGA
- a CDS encoding TetR/AcrR family transcriptional regulator translates to MTGGTTQLRVDAQHNRDRIVASARETFAAVGLDVSMTEIARRAGVGVATLYRRFPTKESLVTEVFADQLDSCAAVVHDALDDPDPWRGFCRVVAELCEMQARDRGFSAAFLSAFPNALPVDEKRAQAEEVLGRLVARAKESGRLRPDFAPEDLILVLMANNGLVTDSADATAAASRRLVAYFIQAFQADGPLPPPVRLDLREAIG, encoded by the coding sequence GTGACCGGTGGGACGACTCAGTTGCGCGTGGACGCGCAGCACAACCGCGACCGCATCGTCGCCTCCGCGCGGGAGACGTTCGCCGCGGTCGGGCTGGACGTGTCGATGACCGAGATCGCCCGCCGCGCCGGAGTGGGCGTGGCAACCCTCTACCGGCGTTTCCCGACCAAGGAATCGCTGGTCACAGAGGTGTTCGCGGACCAGCTGGATTCCTGCGCGGCGGTGGTGCACGACGCGCTGGACGATCCCGACCCGTGGCGCGGCTTCTGCCGGGTGGTGGCCGAGCTGTGCGAGATGCAGGCGAGGGACCGCGGTTTCAGCGCGGCGTTCCTCAGCGCGTTCCCGAACGCCCTGCCGGTGGACGAGAAGCGCGCGCAGGCCGAGGAGGTGTTGGGCCGGCTGGTGGCGCGGGCGAAGGAGTCCGGCCGACTGCGCCCGGACTTCGCCCCCGAAGACCTGATCCTGGTGCTGATGGCCAACAACGGTCTCGTCACCGACTCGGCGGACGCCACCGCGGCCGCCTCCCGCCGCCTGGTCGCCTACTTCATCCAGGCGTTCCAGGCCGACGGCCCACTTCCCCCACCGGTCCGATTGGACCTGCGGGAGGCGATCGGCTGA
- a CDS encoding L-threonylcarbamoyladenylate synthase, whose product MARYFDVHPVNPQRRSIDQAVALIKADGLIAYPTDSCYALGCRLGNKAGLDRIRQIRQLDDKHHFTLMCRDFAQLGQFVHVDNAVFRAIKAATPGSYTFILPATTEVPRRLMHAKKKTVGARIPDHPVALALLEELGEPLLSSTLLLPDQEEPLVHGWEIKERLDHVVDAVLDAGDCGTVPTTVVDFSQGDPEVVRHGAGDPSRFE is encoded by the coding sequence ATGGCGAGGTACTTCGACGTTCACCCGGTGAACCCCCAGCGCAGGTCCATCGACCAGGCGGTCGCGCTGATCAAGGCGGACGGGCTGATCGCCTACCCCACCGACTCGTGCTACGCGCTCGGCTGCCGGTTGGGCAACAAGGCGGGCCTGGACCGGATCCGGCAGATCCGGCAGCTCGACGACAAGCACCACTTCACCCTGATGTGCCGTGACTTCGCCCAGCTGGGCCAGTTCGTGCACGTGGACAACGCGGTGTTCCGGGCGATCAAGGCGGCGACGCCGGGCAGTTACACGTTCATCCTCCCGGCGACCACCGAGGTGCCGCGCCGGTTGATGCACGCGAAGAAGAAGACAGTCGGCGCGCGCATCCCCGACCACCCGGTGGCGCTGGCGCTGCTGGAGGAGCTGGGCGAGCCGCTGCTGTCGAGCACCCTGCTGCTGCCCGACCAGGAGGAGCCCCTGGTGCACGGCTGGGAGATCAAGGAACGGCTGGACCACGTGGTCGACGCGGTGCTCGACGCGGGCGACTGCGGCACCGTGCCGACGACCGTGGTCGACTTCTCGCAGGGTGACCCGGAGGTCGTGCGGCACGGCGCCGGCGACCCGTCCCGCTTCGAATAG
- the metG gene encoding methionine--tRNA ligase codes for MSSRFYVTTAIPYVNARPHLGFALELVQADVLARHHRLRGARVRFLTGTDDNSLKNVLAAEAEGLSTAELVDRNSAAYAALREPLALSFTDFIRTSRDARHRSGVERLWRACADAGDIYRTHYEGLYCVGCEQFYTSAELVDGKCPEHDVEPQLVAEENWFFRLSRYADRLHDLIAGGTIRVEPASRRNEVLGFIAAGLRDFSISRSRTRAHGWGIPVPDDPDQVVYVWWDALGNYITSLGYGEGGSNYRRWWVENDRRVHVIGKGVLRFHAVYWPAMLLSAGEPLPTDVLVHDYLTTDGRKISKSAGDVVDPVGLADRYGADAVRWWLLREVPRVGDADFTVARLVARANDDLANGLGNLVNRVTVMAHRYRDGRPPVCAGPDAGAEPLATACRECPDLVHAALTDFDFRRAAAAVWRIVEEANRYIERVRPWELARAERGGDVGAGRRLDSAIAALLSACRVLATELTPFIPTLAARISGQCVTLSDRLPQPQPLFPRL; via the coding sequence ATGTCGTCGCGGTTCTACGTGACCACCGCAATCCCCTACGTCAACGCCCGCCCGCACCTCGGATTCGCGTTGGAGCTCGTGCAGGCCGACGTGCTGGCCCGGCACCACCGCCTGCGCGGCGCCCGGGTGCGGTTCCTGACCGGCACCGACGACAACTCGCTGAAGAACGTGCTGGCCGCCGAGGCGGAAGGTCTGTCGACGGCGGAGTTGGTCGACCGGAACTCGGCGGCGTACGCGGCGTTGCGCGAGCCGCTGGCGTTGTCGTTCACCGATTTCATCCGCACCAGCCGCGACGCCAGGCACCGTTCCGGCGTCGAACGGCTGTGGCGGGCCTGCGCGGACGCCGGCGACATCTACCGCACGCACTACGAAGGCCTGTACTGCGTCGGCTGCGAGCAGTTCTACACGTCCGCCGAACTGGTGGACGGCAAGTGCCCGGAGCACGACGTCGAACCACAGCTCGTGGCCGAGGAGAACTGGTTCTTCCGGTTGTCGCGCTACGCGGACCGGCTGCACGACCTGATCGCCGGCGGCACGATCCGGGTCGAACCGGCCTCGCGGCGCAACGAGGTCCTCGGGTTCATCGCCGCCGGGCTGCGGGACTTCAGCATCTCCCGGTCGCGAACGCGCGCCCACGGCTGGGGCATCCCCGTGCCGGACGACCCGGACCAGGTCGTCTACGTGTGGTGGGACGCTCTGGGCAACTACATCACCAGCCTGGGCTACGGCGAGGGCGGCTCGAACTACCGGCGCTGGTGGGTGGAGAACGACCGGCGCGTGCACGTGATCGGCAAGGGCGTGCTCCGCTTCCACGCGGTGTACTGGCCGGCCATGCTGCTGTCCGCGGGCGAGCCGCTGCCGACCGACGTCCTGGTGCACGACTACCTCACCACCGACGGCCGCAAGATCAGCAAGTCGGCCGGTGACGTGGTCGACCCGGTGGGCCTGGCCGACCGATACGGGGCGGACGCGGTGCGGTGGTGGCTGCTCCGCGAGGTGCCCCGCGTCGGTGACGCCGACTTCACCGTCGCCCGACTCGTCGCCCGCGCCAACGACGACCTGGCCAACGGCCTGGGCAACCTCGTCAACCGGGTCACCGTCATGGCCCACCGCTACCGGGACGGGCGACCACCCGTGTGCGCCGGGCCGGACGCGGGCGCGGAGCCGTTGGCCACGGCGTGCCGGGAGTGCCCGGACCTCGTCCACGCAGCCCTGACCGACTTCGACTTCAGGCGTGCCGCGGCGGCGGTGTGGCGGATCGTGGAGGAGGCCAACCGCTACATCGAGCGCGTTCGGCCGTGGGAGCTGGCCCGAGCGGAACGCGGTGGTGACGTCGGCGCGGGACGGCGGCTGGACTCCGCCATCGCGGCCCTGCTGTCGGCTTGCCGGGTCCTGGCCACCGAGCTGACCCCGTTCATCCCGACCTTGGCCGCGCGGATCTCCGGGCAGTGCGTCACGCTGTCGGACCGGCTCCCCCAACCACAACCCCTGTTCCCCCGCCTGTGA